The stretch of DNA ATCGAGGCTGTTCCCGGGTCATTGGTGCCCTCAGGAAATCTGGTAGATGCCATCACCTCATCCACAGAACCTTATCTTATTGGACTCAGCGGTGACAAAGATGCGGTTAGGACGTTCCTGATCGATGCAGGACTTCCAATAAACTCTGACTATGCATCTCTGAATGATGAAATGAAAATGAAACTCTCTTCTCTGATTGCATTGAAGCTTATCTCACAGGGAACTCCCTTGGAGACTATGGAAGAGGTTGTCCGGGACAGATACTACTTCAAGTCTGTGGACATGGAAGCGGAGATGATGTCTTCACTGCTGAACGCCTGCGGCAGAACCGGTCAAGAAGGGATGGGCGTATCGTTGGCATTGGGAGACAAGTCTGCAATGGCTTCTGCCATGGAACTCAGAAACGAATATGGTTCTGAGTTACTTTCATCATTAAATGATCTGTCTCAGAATGGAATAACGAAACTCAACAATATTCAGTATTTCTACAATACTAAGTCTGGATTGTCTGGGATCTTATGCGGCATAACAATGCAGTACTTCGGAGATGCAGACAAAGCTACGCTTGCTCTGTCCGAATCAGATGATAAGACTAAGATGAAAATCTCTTCCAGAGGTACCTTTCCTCTGCTGGATCTCGGAGTAGATCTGGCAGAAGCCCTGCGTGAAACTTCTGCTCAGGTAAACGGTTTCGGCGGAGGCCACCGTATTGCTGCAGGTGCAACAATTCCCATCGGGGAAGATAAGAAATTCTTAGAACTCTTGGATGTAAAAATCGGAGAGCAGAAAAAAGCTAAAAGTGAAGAGACTACCTCCAAGTAACTGTAACCTCATCAGTTCTGAAACGCTGGTTGACTATCGTATCCGCGATGCTCATTTCGACACCGGACTGATACATAAGCATGCCTGTCCATGCGATCATCGCCCCGTTGTCAGTGCAGAGTTTCGGTTCAGGCACAAACATCTTTGCTCCTCTTTCTGAAGCCATCTTCTCAACCATTTCTCTGATGCGTTTGTTTCTCACAACTCCGCCGCCGAGGAGAACCTCGTCTTTTTCTATATGTGCCATTGCGCGCTCTGTGACTTCGCTGAGCATTGCAAAACATGTTTCCTGTACTGAAAAACAAATGTCCTCAAGACGTTCGCCTTTGCTGCGATGTGCTAAGGCAGCAGTCATTATCCCGGAAAAAGACATGTCCATGCCTTTTACTGAATACGGCAGATCAAGCAGCTTGTCACCATCCAGTGCCAGCTGTTCCACCTTAGGGCCGGCATAGTATCCAAGGCCCAATTCTCTTCCCAGTTTGTCAAACATGTTTCCTATTCCGATATCTAATGTTTCTCCGAAAATCCTGTATTTGCCGTTGGTGAATGATATGACCTGTGTATTTCCTCCGGAAGCGTACAGCAAAACTGGATCACGGGCTTCTGTCTTTGCAACACCGATCTCAAGATGAGAGATGCAGTGATTGACGCCGATTATCGGTTTATTGAGAGTTACAGAAAGCGCTCTGGCAGCCGTAGCAGCCGTTCTCAGACATGGTCCCAGTCCTGGTCCCTGAGAAAAACATACAACATCTATGTCTTTGAAGGAGATGCCTGCAGTTTCAACAGCTTTTGTTATGAGTCCTGGAACTACTGTGGCATGATGATTTGCAGCTTCTCTCGGATGTATTCCTCCCTGAGCCGCGCGGTACATATCCACTTCATTGGCCAGTACATTTGCGTTCTCATCTACAATTCCTACGCCGCATGTATGGGCTGTTCCTTCTATTCCAAGACAGATCATCAGTTCTCAATCCTTTCTAGAATTAATGCAGGACAGGATATTGATCGCACCTTCCACCACTTCTTCGTCTGCTACCAGAATTGGAAGGTTCTTCTCTAAAATCTCATAATATGCAGCTTCTGCCAGTCCATCAGTTGTAGTCATATCTATAATTCTAATTTTCACATCTTCCGGAATCCTTTTTTTGATATAATCACATTTTTGGCAGTCGGGTTTTGTGAACAGGATCAAATCAGACATCTTCACCGCATCACCAGACGAATGAATAAACTTTGTGTCTTTATCTCAGAAACAGCCTCTGGAAACCAGTTATGAATCGATTGCAATCGAAAAAGATATAGATAAGAAGAGTATATTGGCGGTTTAGATCAGGGCTCATGGTCTAGCGGTTATGACGTCTCCTTGACATGGAGAAGATCGCCAGTTCAAATCTGGCTGAGCCCACTCTTTTATACATCCGTCGTGGTTTTTACGGCAGAATATTCATGGTCTGAGCGTAAGCGCTGTTCTTATCCGTCAACTAATCTGAAAAAACATAAATACCGCACTGTTTATCTGTCAGGCAGTCAATCAGAATGCTGGTGCTGATACAACAAGTATCGGATGTGATCAATTGAGCGATACACAATGGTTCATAATCTTCTGTATGCTGGTGGGTCCGATCTGGGCTATTATTTTTTCATACATACTGTAAGGAACGCTCATCCGTTATTCTTATCAAAAATGCGAACTTACGCAGAATGCCTGTTTAGTCCATACTTTTAATTATTTTGTAAATAATTCATCATTCGTTATAATATACACATTTTCAGCATCCACATCAGAGTTAATTATATGATGTTCGATGACCTCATGGAATACAACATGTCTCAGAATGAAGTTAAGATATCCTTAATCCAAATGAAAATGGTGAAAGATGTCTCATCTAATCTCAAGAAAGCTGTATCTATGATACATGAGGCTGCAAACGGCGGCGCTGAAATAGTATGCCTGCCAGAACTGTTTTCTACACAATATTTTCCTCAATATGACTTATCAGACAACGCTCTGAGATGTAACATTCCTCATGATGCGGTTCCGGGAGAGATATGCAGTGTTTTATCTTCCGCAGCATTAGATAATAACATTATCCTTATCGGAGGTTCTCTTTTTGAGAAATGCAATGATCATTTTTTCAATACCTCTGTTACATTTAATTCTGATGGGAAATTATTAGGAAAGTACCGCAAAACCCACATCCCCCATGACGAAAAATTCTATGAACAAAGCTATTTTGAAAAAGGCGACACAGGGTTTAATGTCATGAAAACCAGCAAAGGAA from Candidatus Methanomassiliicoccus intestinalis Issoire-Mx1 encodes:
- a CDS encoding single-stranded-DNA-specific exonuclease RecJ gives rise to the protein MDQGVQIPPKLLSSIFLAKEEIDKASNIRVISHYDADGISSAAILCALLNRAGKTFQISMIKGLTDEIVADSDDSDLLILSDMGSSNLDALEKLNCRVVVLDHHKPLRDSEKVVHVNPHLSDIDGMTSACGASICMLLAVNTDEKNWDLLPIAFGGIAGDRQTIKGLSGVNIWLFEEGLKRGIIEAVPGSLVPSGNLVDAITSSTEPYLIGLSGDKDAVRTFLIDAGLPINSDYASLNDEMKMKLSSLIALKLISQGTPLETMEEVVRDRYYFKSVDMEAEMMSSLLNACGRTGQEGMGVSLALGDKSAMASAMELRNEYGSELLSSLNDLSQNGITKLNNIQYFYNTKSGLSGILCGITMQYFGDADKATLALSESDDKTKMKISSRGTFPLLDLGVDLAEALRETSAQVNGFGGGHRIAAGATIPIGEDKKFLELLDVKIGEQKKAKSEETTSK
- a CDS encoding bifunctional N(6)-L-threonylcarbamoyladenine synthase/serine/threonine protein kinase; translation: MICLGIEGTAHTCGVGIVDENANVLANEVDMYRAAQGGIHPREAANHHATVVPGLITKAVETAGISFKDIDVVCFSQGPGLGPCLRTAATAARALSVTLNKPIIGVNHCISHLEIGVAKTEARDPVLLYASGGNTQVISFTNGKYRIFGETLDIGIGNMFDKLGRELGLGYYAGPKVEQLALDGDKLLDLPYSVKGMDMSFSGIMTAALAHRSKGERLEDICFSVQETCFAMLSEVTERAMAHIEKDEVLLGGGVVRNKRIREMVEKMASERGAKMFVPEPKLCTDNGAMIAWTGMLMYQSGVEMSIADTIVNQRFRTDEVTVTWR
- a CDS encoding DEAD/DEAH box helicase family protein, giving the protein MSDLILFTKPDCQKCDYIKKRIPEDVKIRIIDMTTTDGLAEAAYYEILEKNLPILVADEEVVEGAINILSCINSRKD
- a CDS encoding nitrilase-related carbon-nitrogen hydrolase gives rise to the protein MMFDDLMEYNMSQNEVKISLIQMKMVKDVSSNLKKAVSMIHEAANGGAEIVCLPELFSTQYFPQYDLSDNALRCNIPHDAVPGEICSVLSSAALDNNIILIGGSLFEKCNDHFFNTSVTFNSDGKLLGKYRKTHIPHDEKFYEQSYFEKGDTGFNVMKTSKGNIGTLICYDQWFPEAARCNALLGADMIFYPTAIGTADGIEQAEGDWQAAWENVMRGHAIANGIIVAACNRVGTEDSMTFWGGSFIIDAFGKTLVRASSEEEIVSASVDLNHGYNVREGWRFFYNRRPECYNLICKE